The genomic window GGATTACTGTGCTCCAGCCTTACTCCCCCGAGGGATATACGCAGCCGGCGTCGTATCCGGAGTATCTGGATTGGCGCAGGATGAACCACAGCTTTTCCGCCCTTGCGGCCTATAATCCGTACTACAACGTGAATTTTGAGGGCCCGGCGGGACCAGCTGCGCTACAGGCGGTGCGGGCAAGTGACAATTTCTTTGATGTCTTTGGCGTGCGTCCGGTCCTGGGCCGCACCTTTGCCCCCGGAGAAGACCAGGACGGCAAAAATGACGTTGTTGTCCTGAGTTATGAAATCTGGCAGCAGTTTTTTGGCTCACAGAAAAGCGTGATTGGCCAGAAAGTGAAGCTGGACGGGCGCCCCTACACCATCATCGGCGTCATGCCAGCCGGCTTCCGTTTTCCGATTGGAAAAATCAACGCGATTTACATCCCGCTGCATCTGTCGCAGCAGCAGCGCGAAGGACGCGGAAGCCACTGGCTGCCTACCGTGGGCCGTCTGAAGCCTGGGGTCTCTCTGAAGCAGGCCCAAGCCGACCTGGACCAGGTTTTTGCCGACCTGGGACGCTCCTACCCTGACACAAAGGGCAGAAAGGTCAAGCTATTGGAGGTCGCAAACTTCTTCCTGGGCGACACGCAGGATGCGCTGCGGCTACTCCTTTGCGCGGTGCTTGCGTTGCTCGCCATTGGTTGCGTGAATGTAGCAGGTCTGCTGCTGGTGCGCGGCGTCAAACGCGAGCGGGAGATGGCGCTGCGTTCCGCAGTGGGTGCAGACCGCCTGCGGATCGTCCGGCAGATGCTGACCGAGGCCCTGCTCTTTGCCCTCTGCGGAGCGCTCGGCGGTGTTCTGCTCGCTTATGCCCTGCTGCGCGGAATCCAGATGCTGCTGATTGCGGCTTTGTCTCGTGGCGCAGAGGTTGAGCTGAATCTGCCTGTATTGCTGGCGGCCTTGTTCGTCTCGATCCTCGTTACCATTCTGGCCTCCCTTGCCCCTGCTCTGCGCCTGTCCCGGACCTCCCCAGGGCTGGCCCTGCGATCTGGGGGAAATACCGGAACTTCCCGTGGGCAGCACCGCCTGCGGGCCGGATTTGTCATCACCCAGGTGGCCCTCGCACTGGCCCTGCTGGTGGTTTCCGGATTACTTCTCCATATGCTTGGCGGACTGAAAAATACGGACCTCGGATTCTCTCCGGACCGCATCCTCACTGCAGAAATTGACCTTTCTCCCGGAAGATACGGGGGCCGGGACGTCATGACTGATTTCTACAACCCGCTCTTTGAGAAGGTCCGCGCCATCCCCGGAGTCCGGGCCGTCGGCGTCATCCAGGTACTTCCCATCCAGGACTGGGGATGGAATTCTGAAATCCATGTTGCCGGCACGCCGGTCCCTCCGCCAAACGTAAACACGTTGGCCGAGCTGCGCATCGTGTCTCCGGGTTATTTTGACGTCTTTCAGGTCCCGCTACTGCGGGGCCGCCTGCTCGATGCTGGCCTGGACACGCCGGCATCCAAGCCAGTCATTGTCGTGAATGAAGCTTTTGTAAAAAAGTTCATCCCCGCAGGGCAGGACCCGATTGGCATGCATCTGGATACTGACGAAAAGCCAGTCATCATCGGAGTGGTGAAAAATATCCGCCAAAATCTCACCGAACCACCGCTGGCAGAAATGGACTATATCACCTCTCAGGTCCCCCGAGAGGAAAGCCTGCGTGTACTGGGAAATATGACGCTGGTCATCCGTACGGGCGTGCCTCCGGAAAGCATCATTCCCGCACTGCGCAGGGCCTATCACGAGGTAGATCCGGCACTCCCGTTCCGCACTCCTGTAACCATGCGCACCGTCATCGCTGATCGGTTGATTTTTGAGCGGCTGGAAAACTGGCTGTTTGGTGCCTTCGCCGCTCTGGCCGTTCTTCTCGCCGTCATTGGACTTTATGGCCTCATCTGCCATGAAGTTGAATTGGAGACCCGAGACATTGGCATTCGGATGGCGCTGGGGGCCAGTCGTCGCCATGTGATGGCTGACGTCTACCGTCGCGTAGGCTGGATGCTCAGCAGCGGGGTGATCATTGGTCTTGTCCTCACCTGGTCCATGCGCCGGTATATCAGCTCCGTGGTGACTCTGCGCCTGGAACAAGACCTGCTCCGGATCATGGCCCTGGCCGCTTTGCTGGCCGCAACAGGCCTTCTGGCTGCGATCTTCCCGGCTCGCCGCGCAGCTTCCATAGAACCTGTGGAAGCCCTCCGCGACGAGTAGTGCTCGGCTGCTTCTGCTCATGCGGCATTGGCTCCAGCCCAACATCGGCCTGATAGCATGGATGGAGAAACAGAAATTCTCTTTTCAGCTATGAGTTCATCTGCAGGTTTTATCCGTATTCAGTTTCCTGACGGCTCTCAAAAGGAAATGCCGGCCGGTTCAACGCCGCTGGACATTGCAAAAAGCATCTCACCCCGGCTCGCATCTGCCGCCGTGGTCGCACGCATCCGCCCATTGCATGGATTGGCCGCCTCCGATGCGGCCGCTTCTGCGCAGGAGGCCGAGGCTGAGGCAGCAATGTACAGCGCGGAAAACCCTCAGGGAGAGCGGCTGGTAGACCTGGACGCTCCGCTGCAGGAAGATGTGGCCATTGAACTCCTCACTGAAAAAGATCCGGAAGCACTCAAGGTGCTGCGCCACTCTGCGGCGCACGTGCTGGCGACCGCAGTACTGGAGCTGTTCCCGGAGACCAAGCTGGGACATGGTCCGGCAACCGACACAGGCTTCTTCTATGACTTTTACCGCCCGACGCCCTTTACTCCCGAAGACCTGAAGAAGATTGAAGAGAAGATGGCCGAGGTGGTGGCGCGCGATGAAAAGTTCGTCCGCGAGTGGGAGCCGCGCGAGGCAGGACTGGCCCGATTCAAGGCGGACAACGACTTCATGAAGGTCCATTTTATTGAGCGCTTCACAAAACCAGGCGAGCAGATCTCCCTTTATCGCAATGGCGCATTTGTGGACTTTTGCCGCGGGCCCCATGTCCCTTCCACCGGGCGCGTGAAAGCGTTTAAGGTCACGAACCTTGCCGGGGCCTACTGGCTGGGCGATGAAAAAAACCCACAGCTGCAGCGCGTCTATGGTACGGCTTTCTTTTCCAAAAAAGAACTGGATGAGCATTTTGCACGCCTGGAAGAAGCGGCCCGGCGCGACCATCGCCTGCTGGGCAAGCAGCTTGACCTGTTCTCGATCCAGGAACTGGCCGGTGCCGGACTCATCTTCTGGCATCCGAAGGGCGCCATCATCCGCAAGGTGATGGAAGACTGGATGCGCGAAGAATGTATCCGCCGTGGTTACGATCTGGTATACACGCCTCACGTCATGCGGACGGAATTATGGAAAGTCAGCGGCCACGAGGGGTTCTACGCGCAAAACATGTTTACTCCCATGGAGCTGGACGATGCAGACTATCGTCTGAAGCCGATGAATTGTCCCGGCCATATTTTGATCTACAAAAACTCGCCCAAAAGCTACCGCGACCTGCCGGTACGTCTGGCCGAGCTAGGAAATGTCTATCGCTACGAACGCTCCGGCACCATGCACGGCCTGCTGCGCGTACGTGGCTTTACCCAGGACGATGCGCATATCTTCTGCACGCCAGAGCAGATTGAAGATGAGGTGGTGGCCTGCATTGATTTTGCCCAGGCTGTCCTGAAGACCTTTGGCTTCAGCGAATTTAAGGTGGAGCTTTCCACCTGGGACCCGAAAGACCGTAAAAGCTATGCCGGTTCAGACGACAAGTGGGAACTGGCCATCCGGTCTCTGGAAAAAGCGCTGCAACGCAAAGGAATCACCTACAAAACCATCCCCGGTGAAGCAGCGTTTTACGGGCCAAAAATTGACGTAAAGCTGGTGGACGTTCTGGGGCGTCTGTGGCAGCTTTCGACCGTGCAGTTTGATTTTAATCTGCCTGCAAGGTTCGAGCTGGAATATGTAGGTGAGGACGGAGAGCGGCATCAGCCCGTCATGGTGCATCGTGCCTTGTTCGGCTCCGTAGAGCGTTTTTTTGGCGTCCTGATTGAGCACTATGCCGGGGCATTTCCACTGTGGCTTGCTCCCGTGCAGGTTGGCCTGGTGCCTATCAGTGAGCGGCATGTGGAGTATGCAAAAAAAGTGCAGCTACAGTTACAAAATGCCGGACTTCGAGTGGAGCTCGATGCGCGCAACGAGAAGATGAACGCCAAGATTCGGGACTTCACTCTGCAAAAAGTCCCCTACGTCCTGGTGATGGGCGACAAAGAAGCCGAGGCAGGCGCAGTAAGTGTACGTACACGCGGCAAAGGCGACCAGGGACAGATGCCAGTGGATGCATTTCTCACCCAGGCCGCCAGGCTGAT from Pseudacidobacterium ailaaui includes these protein-coding regions:
- the thrS gene encoding threonine--tRNA ligase; the encoded protein is MPAGSTPLDIAKSISPRLASAAVVARIRPLHGLAASDAAASAQEAEAEAAMYSAENPQGERLVDLDAPLQEDVAIELLTEKDPEALKVLRHSAAHVLATAVLELFPETKLGHGPATDTGFFYDFYRPTPFTPEDLKKIEEKMAEVVARDEKFVREWEPREAGLARFKADNDFMKVHFIERFTKPGEQISLYRNGAFVDFCRGPHVPSTGRVKAFKVTNLAGAYWLGDEKNPQLQRVYGTAFFSKKELDEHFARLEEAARRDHRLLGKQLDLFSIQELAGAGLIFWHPKGAIIRKVMEDWMREECIRRGYDLVYTPHVMRTELWKVSGHEGFYAQNMFTPMELDDADYRLKPMNCPGHILIYKNSPKSYRDLPVRLAELGNVYRYERSGTMHGLLRVRGFTQDDAHIFCTPEQIEDEVVACIDFAQAVLKTFGFSEFKVELSTWDPKDRKSYAGSDDKWELAIRSLEKALQRKGITYKTIPGEAAFYGPKIDVKLVDVLGRLWQLSTVQFDFNLPARFELEYVGEDGERHQPVMVHRALFGSVERFFGVLIEHYAGAFPLWLAPVQVGLVPISERHVEYAKKVQLQLQNAGLRVELDARNEKMNAKIRDFTLQKVPYVLVMGDKEAEAGAVSVRTRGKGDQGQMPVDAFLTQAARLITERSTDLT
- a CDS encoding ABC transporter permease; translation: MQSFLQDFRYAVRQLRKSPGFGLTVIATLASSIAITAAVFSVLYAMVVRPLPYSQPERITVLQPYSPEGYTQPASYPEYLDWRRMNHSFSALAAYNPYYNVNFEGPAGPAALQAVRASDNFFDVFGVRPVLGRTFAPGEDQDGKNDVVVLSYEIWQQFFGSQKSVIGQKVKLDGRPYTIIGVMPAGFRFPIGKINAIYIPLHLSQQQREGRGSHWLPTVGRLKPGVSLKQAQADLDQVFADLGRSYPDTKGRKVKLLEVANFFLGDTQDALRLLLCAVLALLAIGCVNVAGLLLVRGVKREREMALRSAVGADRLRIVRQMLTEALLFALCGALGGVLLAYALLRGIQMLLIAALSRGAEVELNLPVLLAALFVSILVTILASLAPALRLSRTSPGLALRSGGNTGTSRGQHRLRAGFVITQVALALALLVVSGLLLHMLGGLKNTDLGFSPDRILTAEIDLSPGRYGGRDVMTDFYNPLFEKVRAIPGVRAVGVIQVLPIQDWGWNSEIHVAGTPVPPPNVNTLAELRIVSPGYFDVFQVPLLRGRLLDAGLDTPASKPVIVVNEAFVKKFIPAGQDPIGMHLDTDEKPVIIGVVKNIRQNLTEPPLAEMDYITSQVPREESLRVLGNMTLVIRTGVPPESIIPALRRAYHEVDPALPFRTPVTMRTVIADRLIFERLENWLFGAFAALAVLLAVIGLYGLICHEVELETRDIGIRMALGASRRHVMADVYRRVGWMLSSGVIIGLVLTWSMRRYISSVVTLRLEQDLLRIMALAALLAATGLLAAIFPARRAASIEPVEALRDE